In Lactococcus paracarnosus, a genomic segment contains:
- a CDS encoding CBS domain-containing protein — protein sequence MTKRPDDTATAMTELTSKNRNDMFIVQYKQLEAFANQKFNKTGKYMPMSQLTDMMIAQLPGARDFATDFELFNNLRNMIQHKAANRYFIIQPEVVTRIKHVHDVLTRPITVGELFSSKVIFVNESDQFVTVMSKVREHHHTQFPVVRTDGMLMRRVVTANAIAHALSVSQAPTVSEMIQHTESVVFFIQSSASIFTAEKMMLDEMRTGKKSVVLLLTNVTDFKKVRPSDVLGIINIADLPQILSKK from the coding sequence ATGACAAAACGACCAGATGATACAGCAACTGCTATGACAGAGCTGACGAGTAAAAATAGAAATGATATGTTTATTGTTCAGTATAAGCAGCTCGAAGCCTTTGCCAATCAAAAGTTTAACAAGACGGGTAAATATATGCCCATGTCGCAACTGACAGATATGATGATTGCGCAGCTTCCTGGGGCGCGTGATTTTGCAACTGATTTTGAGTTGTTTAATAATTTACGCAATATGATTCAGCATAAAGCTGCTAATCGATACTTTATCATTCAACCAGAGGTTGTGACACGCATCAAACATGTTCATGACGTTCTGACTAGGCCGATAACAGTAGGTGAGCTGTTCTCATCTAAGGTTATATTTGTCAATGAATCAGATCAGTTTGTCACAGTCATGAGTAAAGTGAGGGAACATCATCACACCCAATTTCCCGTCGTCAGAACAGATGGTATGCTCATGCGTCGGGTCGTAACCGCCAATGCCATAGCGCATGCCTTAAGTGTTTCACAAGCGCCAACTGTTTCAGAGATGATCCAGCATACGGAGTCAGTTGTCTTTTTCATTCAGTCATCCGCCTCTATTTTCACAGCTGAAAAAATGATGCTTGATGAGATGAGAACGGGTAAAAAATCAGTTGTTTTATTACTGACTAATGTGACAGACTTTAAAAAGGTAAGGCCTTCTGATGTGCTTGGCATCATCAATATTGCTGATTTACCCCAAATCTTATCAAAAAAATGA
- the tmk gene encoding dTMP kinase translates to MNKGILITFEGPEGAGKTTVLQHVLPELAKQDIDIITTREPGGIRIAESIREIILAPENTAIDGKTELLLFAAARRQHLNEKVLPALADGKLVIIDRFIDSSVAYQGYARDIPVSDVEMINNFATDGLLPDLTLYFDVDTAVGLARVMTGDREVNRLDLEAQEMHEKVRAGYQKIAVLHPERIITIDASQELDQVIADTLLAIKTKFPESFDGN, encoded by the coding sequence ATGAATAAGGGAATTTTGATAACGTTTGAAGGACCTGAGGGTGCCGGTAAGACGACTGTTTTACAACATGTTTTACCAGAATTAGCAAAACAGGATATTGACATCATCACAACACGGGAACCTGGCGGGATTCGGATTGCTGAATCCATCCGAGAAATCATCCTTGCACCTGAGAATACAGCAATTGATGGCAAGACGGAATTGCTTTTATTTGCTGCGGCCAGAAGACAACATCTGAATGAGAAAGTTCTACCAGCTTTAGCAGATGGTAAGCTCGTCATCATCGATCGCTTCATAGACTCCTCAGTAGCCTATCAAGGCTATGCACGTGACATTCCTGTATCAGACGTTGAGATGATAAATAATTTTGCAACGGATGGTCTTTTACCAGATTTGACACTCTATTTTGATGTTGATACAGCGGTAGGCTTGGCGCGGGTCATGACTGGTGATCGCGAAGTCAACCGACTTGATTTAGAGGCGCAAGAGATGCATGAAAAAGTTCGAGCAGGCTATCAAAAAATAGCAGTCTTGCATCCTGAACGGATCATCACAATAGATGCCTCACAAGAGTTAGACCAAGTCATAGCAGACACGTTATTGGCGATAAAGACCAAATTTCCGGAGAGTTTTGATGGGAATTGA
- a CDS encoding DNA polymerase III subunit delta', whose translation MGIDQLQPDLFNRFSHVLANDRLHHAFLFSGEFGAMEMAIWLAQSRFCLQKKAGLPCGVCRECRLVAANDYTDLHIVSPDGQTIKTQQIRELLLTFAQSGFESNRQVVIIDGAEKLHVNAANALLKSIEEPESEIYIFLLTASENMVLDTIKSRAQVINFPNQSKMVQRGLEQDGMLKTDAMIISEIVSSLSEAKSLAKDNLFLDGIKQIEKFVMLLISDASEAFLQVTQLASFFKDKKAQGLAFKILAICLVRKRQAGRVEHVFRAQKYWQSNVNFQSCLEKICLG comes from the coding sequence ATGGGAATTGATCAGTTACAGCCAGACTTGTTTAACCGCTTTTCTCATGTCCTAGCAAATGACAGATTACATCATGCCTTCCTGTTTTCAGGGGAATTTGGTGCGATGGAGATGGCTATATGGCTAGCCCAGTCTAGGTTTTGTCTTCAAAAAAAAGCAGGCTTGCCTTGTGGTGTTTGCCGGGAATGTCGCTTGGTTGCAGCTAATGACTATACTGACTTACACATCGTAAGCCCAGATGGTCAGACAATCAAAACACAACAGATTCGAGAGTTATTACTCACGTTTGCTCAGTCAGGGTTTGAGAGTAATCGACAAGTGGTGATCATAGACGGTGCTGAAAAGCTGCATGTCAATGCTGCCAATGCACTGCTAAAATCGATTGAAGAACCAGAATCTGAAATCTATATCTTTTTATTAACTGCGTCTGAAAACATGGTTTTAGATACGATTAAGTCTCGGGCACAGGTGATTAACTTTCCAAACCAGTCCAAGATGGTACAAAGAGGGTTAGAGCAAGATGGAATGCTAAAGACAGATGCGATGATTATCTCAGAGATTGTCTCATCGCTATCCGAAGCAAAAAGTTTAGCCAAAGATAACCTATTTTTGGACGGTATCAAACAGATAGAAAAATTTGTCATGCTACTTATCTCAGATGCCTCAGAAGCATTTTTGCAAGTCACGCAACTTGCTTCATTTTTTAAAGATAAAAAAGCACAGGGACTCGCTTTTAAAATACTGGCCATATGCTTGGTTAGAAAACGTCAAGCAGGACGCGTTGAACATGTTTTTAGGGCGCAAAAGTATTGGCAGTCAAATGTTAATTTTCAATCCTGTTTGGAAAAAATTTGTTTAGGATAA
- the ricT gene encoding PSP1 domain-containing protein codes for MNYEIKFAHGEDNIFVASDKNYTVSDMVIVKVDKCKMIGRVIRELSESLAPEGVIIELATSLDLELAEKVAQDSDHAKVKIKALVKSHGLDMKVIEVKYTLDYKRLYISFTSEHRVDFRALLKDLASNFKTRIALRQIGPRDVAKTFGGLGPCGRPLCCSEFMGEFPNVSIKMAKNQALSLNQNKLNGLCGRLMCCLTYEDDFYRQARKNFPDFGDVIKTADGQARVIGLNILGNTVKVRLDNAVRDYDVTEIEVV; via the coding sequence ATGAATTATGAAATAAAATTTGCGCATGGTGAAGATAACATTTTTGTTGCAAGCGACAAAAACTATACTGTATCTGATATGGTGATTGTTAAAGTAGACAAGTGTAAAATGATTGGCCGTGTGATTCGTGAGCTATCTGAGTCGTTAGCACCTGAAGGCGTCATAATCGAGCTAGCAACATCACTCGATCTTGAATTAGCAGAAAAAGTGGCACAAGACTCTGATCATGCTAAAGTAAAAATAAAAGCCTTAGTCAAGTCTCATGGTCTTGATATGAAAGTGATAGAAGTTAAGTATACGCTTGATTACAAGCGCCTATATATCAGTTTTACGTCTGAACATCGTGTTGACTTTAGAGCGCTATTAAAGGATTTAGCTAGTAATTTCAAAACTAGGATTGCCTTACGACAAATTGGTCCTCGAGATGTTGCCAAAACATTTGGTGGTCTCGGTCCTTGTGGTCGCCCGCTTTGTTGTTCAGAATTTATGGGTGAATTTCCTAATGTCAGTATTAAGATGGCAAAAAATCAGGCCTTATCACTCAACCAGAACAAGCTAAATGGGCTTTGTGGTCGATTGATGTGCTGCTTGACCTATGAAGATGATTTCTACCGTCAGGCGCGTAAGAACTTTCCGGATTTTGGAGATGTGATTAAGACAGCAGATGGACAAGCGCGTGTCATTGGCTTGAACATTTTAGGGAATACTGTAAAAGTGCGTTTAGATAATGCAGTGCGAGATTATGACGTGACAGAAATAGAGGTGGTTTGA
- a CDS encoding initiation control protein YabA, producing MTGKVPFFDNLSELEGILVATLTQVSDIKSNYQKLLTENTSLRLENARLRDRLAEFSESHVSENKSEQITKKGPMSNLHEIYEDGFHVCRDFYGQRLEPGETCLYCAEILYR from the coding sequence ATGACGGGTAAAGTACCCTTTTTTGATAATTTATCAGAACTTGAGGGAATCTTGGTCGCAACGCTAACTCAGGTGAGTGACATTAAGAGTAATTATCAAAAATTACTGACAGAGAATACAAGTCTGCGCCTAGAGAATGCACGTTTACGTGATCGATTGGCTGAGTTTTCAGAGTCTCATGTTTCAGAAAACAAGAGCGAACAGATAACAAAGAAAGGGCCGATGTCCAATCTACACGAAATTTATGAAGATGGGTTTCATGTCTGTCGTGATTTTTATGGGCAACGCTTAGAGCCTGGAGAAACGTGTTTGTATTGTGCGGAGATTTTATATAGATGA
- the rsmI gene encoding 16S rRNA (cytidine(1402)-2'-O)-methyltransferase, which yields MNFQQSFKGVKTAGQLFLVPTPIGNLDDMTFRAVTILKTVDLIASEDTRNTKKLLNHFEITTSQESFHDHNSGLKLGKMIDLLKSGKSIAQVSDAGLPSISDPGHDLVLACITQGIDVIALPGASAGITALIASGIAPQPHIFYGFLPRKKNEQLAFLTEKVAYPESQIFYESPHRVSATLTNMLAVYGDREVAFVRELTKIYEEYRRGPISEVLASIIEQPIKGECLIIVSGSVEQLSQADSDLTDLEAVQALITAGEKPNAAIKKVAKTRGLVRQELYQAFHQL from the coding sequence ATGAATTTTCAGCAAAGTTTTAAAGGGGTTAAGACAGCTGGCCAATTATTTTTAGTACCGACACCAATTGGCAATCTGGATGATATGACCTTTCGTGCGGTAACGATTTTGAAAACAGTTGACTTAATCGCATCAGAGGACACACGTAACACAAAAAAATTATTGAATCATTTCGAGATTACTACCTCACAAGAAAGTTTTCATGACCATAACAGTGGTTTAAAACTAGGTAAGATGATCGACTTGCTAAAGTCGGGGAAATCAATCGCTCAGGTATCAGATGCTGGTTTGCCGTCTATCTCCGACCCGGGACATGATTTGGTGCTGGCCTGTATTACCCAGGGGATCGATGTCATCGCACTGCCAGGTGCTAGTGCTGGTATCACAGCCTTGATTGCCTCAGGTATTGCGCCGCAGCCACACATTTTCTATGGCTTTTTACCGAGAAAGAAAAATGAGCAACTTGCTTTTCTAACTGAGAAGGTAGCCTATCCTGAAAGTCAGATTTTTTATGAGTCACCTCATCGTGTGTCCGCAACTTTGACTAACATGTTGGCAGTTTATGGTGATCGGGAGGTCGCCTTTGTACGTGAACTGACAAAGATATACGAGGAGTATCGTCGTGGCCCTATTTCAGAGGTTTTAGCATCCATCATTGAACAGCCGATAAAGGGAGAATGCCTGATTATTGTAAGTGGTTCAGTAGAACAGCTGAGTCAAGCAGATTCAGACTTAACAGATTTAGAAGCCGTGCAAGCCCTAATTACGGCAGGTGAAAAGCCTAATGCTGCCATCAAAAAAGTAGCTAAGACACGTGGTTTAGTCAGACAAGAACTGTATCAAGCCTTCCATCAGCTTTAA
- a CDS encoding transporter substrate-binding domain-containing protein, protein MKLKKILAVTAVGLLSVGFLAACGKSDKKASDTDKKVTTVTIAQTADSKPYAYKDGDNLTGFDIEVLKAVDKNLPDYKFDFKTVTDESILTDVDAGRSQIGANNFGKTPEREKKYLFTSPISENVNAIFSSTKNNFTSIKDLIGKKTEIPAGTNYGAIFEAWNKKNPDKKIEVAYSERSLTDRLAAVESGQIDFLFASKLAAENFAKKHNITVASNIPDLKNYPTFKTYEYFILDGSQEKLQKVIDKELKVLYKDGTLAKLSKEFYGGDYAPSADNYK, encoded by the coding sequence ATGAAATTGAAAAAAATTTTAGCGGTAACAGCAGTAGGGTTATTAAGTGTTGGGTTTTTAGCAGCATGCGGTAAATCTGATAAAAAAGCATCAGATACCGATAAAAAAGTGACGACGGTGACGATTGCTCAGACTGCAGATTCAAAACCCTACGCTTATAAAGACGGTGATAACTTAACTGGATTCGACATCGAAGTCTTAAAAGCGGTTGATAAAAACTTGCCCGACTATAAATTTGACTTTAAAACAGTAACAGACGAGTCAATATTGACTGATGTTGATGCTGGTCGTAGCCAAATTGGTGCCAATAATTTTGGTAAAACACCAGAGCGTGAGAAAAAATATCTGTTTACATCCCCTATTTCGGAAAATGTAAATGCGATCTTCTCTAGCACCAAAAACAACTTCACATCAATTAAAGATTTGATTGGCAAGAAGACAGAGATTCCTGCAGGTACTAACTATGGCGCTATTTTTGAAGCTTGGAATAAGAAAAATCCTGATAAAAAAATTGAGGTTGCTTATTCAGAACGCTCATTAACAGACCGACTAGCTGCCGTGGAATCTGGACAAATTGATTTCTTATTTGCATCAAAATTAGCTGCAGAAAATTTTGCTAAAAAACACAATATCACAGTGGCTAGCAACATTCCTGATCTCAAAAACTATCCGACATTTAAGACCTATGAATATTTTATTTTAGATGGCTCACAAGAAAAACTTCAAAAAGTGATCGATAAAGAATTAAAAGTCCTCTATAAAGATGGTACACTCGCAAAATTATCTAAAGAATTTTATGGTGGCGATTATGCACCATCAGCAGATAACTATAAATAA
- a CDS encoding SLC13 family permease has translation MTLTLKRIFSDKTLLVTLFMSLLALIFGTVKPSDIDMKTILTLLSLIIVISIYEHLTILNHVANLIIEKCNTTRGIILVIFLFSFFGSMFFTNDVAILTLVPIVFNISKKIKLPKIAVISLMTIYANLGSSITPFANPQNIYLVSFFHLSIIDFLSLSLPIGLVSFLTLLLCLFFFPKDKISQLKSTELTVPRKHLLALLLTTFLVLLGVLSFIPIILSLIASLLCTAYVDRTIYETVDYGIILTFINFFIIVGAVGRIPEIHLFLEHVTTTTFSIFSTAIISSQLISNVPAAVLLSKFTNHVSAIYLGVTVGGLGTIVASLANLLALRQYHLLSEDQSTSSFFAKFTVYNIVYLFVFFIAGLLLLH, from the coding sequence ATGACACTTACCTTAAAACGGATTTTCTCCGATAAAACACTACTAGTGACCCTTTTCATGTCGCTGCTTGCCCTTATCTTTGGCACCGTAAAGCCATCTGATATTGACATGAAGACGATCCTTACCCTATTAAGTTTAATCATTGTCATCTCAATCTACGAGCACCTGACAATCCTCAATCATGTCGCTAACCTAATCATAGAGAAATGTAATACGACCAGAGGGATTATCCTCGTCATCTTCCTATTCTCCTTTTTTGGTTCCATGTTTTTCACCAATGATGTTGCGATTTTAACACTTGTTCCGATTGTATTTAATATTAGCAAAAAAATAAAACTACCCAAGATAGCTGTCATCAGTCTGATGACAATATATGCAAATTTAGGTAGCTCGATCACGCCGTTTGCTAATCCGCAAAATATCTACCTCGTCTCTTTCTTTCATCTATCGATTATTGATTTTCTAAGTCTCTCCTTACCCATCGGTTTGGTCAGTTTCCTAACCCTACTACTTTGCCTATTTTTCTTTCCCAAAGACAAAATTAGTCAACTTAAAAGTACTGAGCTAACCGTCCCTCGAAAACACCTCCTTGCCTTACTCCTTACGACGTTCCTCGTTTTACTGGGGGTCTTATCCTTTATCCCGATTATCCTCTCGCTAATTGCCAGTTTGCTTTGTACAGCTTATGTCGATCGCACCATTTATGAAACCGTCGACTATGGGATTATTTTAACCTTTATCAACTTTTTCATCATTGTTGGTGCAGTAGGTCGCATTCCAGAGATTCATCTATTTCTAGAGCACGTCACAACGACAACTTTCTCGATTTTCTCGACTGCTATTATCTCAAGCCAACTCATTAGTAATGTGCCAGCGGCGGTTTTACTCTCTAAATTCACCAACCATGTCTCTGCTATTTATTTAGGTGTCACAGTAGGTGGTCTAGGGACAATCGTTGCCTCTTTAGCTAATCTCCTAGCCTTAAGACAATATCATCTCCTATCTGAGGATCAGTCAACGTCATCCTTTTTTGCCAAGTTTACAGTCTACAATATCGTTTATCTCTTTGTCTTTTTCATAGCAGGATTGCTCCTATTACATTAA
- a CDS encoding GntR family transcriptional regulator, translated as MKTQKYVTIANILRNKILSGEYPVKSKLPYEREMIAKFQASKMTIKKATDILVDEGMITKIKAKGTFVNDFAEGSLDQMKQGNYFRGLTALYADITLTSHVLVFEVIPSDAFISDKLNLSVNTAVYHIKRVRIKDEQPFVVEEIWMPASLIVNLKRVHVEHSIYEYIEQQLGYIIDKSHRRIEVHTANETDAALLQIAIGQPVILARQTGRFSTGQVFEYSKATHLGETFSMDVILTRRN; from the coding sequence ATGAAAACACAAAAATATGTGACGATCGCAAATATTTTAAGAAACAAGATTTTATCTGGCGAGTATCCTGTTAAGAGTAAACTGCCCTATGAGCGGGAAATGATTGCTAAATTTCAGGCCTCTAAAATGACCATAAAAAAGGCAACAGATATTTTAGTGGATGAAGGGATGATTACCAAAATCAAGGCGAAGGGGACCTTTGTTAATGATTTTGCAGAAGGCTCCCTTGACCAGATGAAGCAGGGGAATTATTTTAGAGGATTGACGGCACTCTATGCAGACATCACGCTGACGTCTCATGTCTTAGTATTTGAAGTCATTCCCTCGGATGCCTTTATCAGTGACAAATTAAATCTATCTGTTAATACAGCAGTCTATCATATTAAACGCGTGAGAATCAAGGATGAACAGCCATTTGTTGTGGAAGAGATATGGATGCCAGCTAGTTTGATCGTCAATTTGAAGCGCGTCCATGTTGAACATTCTATCTATGAATATATCGAGCAACAGCTGGGCTATATTATTGATAAATCACATAGACGAATTGAAGTCCATACTGCCAATGAAACTGATGCAGCACTCTTACAAATTGCCATTGGTCAACCGGTTATACTTGCTAGGCAAACAGGGCGTTTTAGCACAGGTCAAGTATTTGAATATTCTAAGGCAACACACCTTGGAGAGACATTTAGCATGGATGTTATCCTAACCAGACGAAATTAA
- the celB gene encoding PTS cellobiose transporter subunit IIC, producing the protein MNRFMDVLGAKIAPIAQKIGGNLYLTVLRDAFMLSFPLTMFGSFIVVFNNLPFWPDSLKAQFSTLFGNGQNATMSIMTVFVTLGIGYYFSKAKQVEAIFGAVVSLASFLILTPFFMTVLDGKKEIQASGLLSLDRLGAKGMFLGMIAAFLAAKLYVYFTQKGFVITMPDGVPPAVSKSFSALIPVLGTLLPFLIGNAIMVGVFNTNLHDVIYNIIQKPLTGLGTSLPGTIIAVFFVQFLWFFGLHGQVIVNSVFEPFWQTNGLDNAELLKKGNTALQEHGHIVTKSFMDTFTVSLGGSGSTLIVLILIMVVMTKKQYKEVARLAIAPGIFNVNEPVIFGLPMVMNATLFIPWILAPLVSVVIAYAGFASGLVPLTTGAQVPWTMPAIISGFLATNSIMGSVLQIVQMLAVGLIYLPFLLMIDKSKEV; encoded by the coding sequence ATGAATCGATTTATGGATGTATTGGGTGCTAAAATTGCACCTATCGCACAGAAAATAGGCGGTAATCTTTATCTGACAGTCCTTCGGGATGCGTTTATGCTTAGTTTTCCACTCACCATGTTTGGCTCATTCATTGTTGTATTTAACAATTTACCATTTTGGCCAGATTCATTAAAAGCACAATTTTCAACTTTATTCGGTAATGGACAAAATGCAACCATGTCTATCATGACCGTTTTTGTGACACTTGGTATCGGCTATTATTTTTCAAAAGCAAAACAAGTTGAGGCAATCTTTGGGGCAGTCGTATCCTTAGCGTCATTTTTAATTCTGACACCATTCTTCATGACTGTTCTGGATGGCAAGAAAGAAATTCAGGCTTCTGGTCTTCTCTCTCTTGATCGCTTAGGTGCTAAGGGCATGTTCCTTGGTATGATAGCGGCCTTCTTAGCAGCTAAACTCTACGTCTATTTCACACAAAAAGGCTTTGTCATCACAATGCCTGATGGTGTGCCACCTGCAGTTTCTAAATCATTTTCAGCATTAATTCCTGTTTTAGGCACACTATTACCATTTCTAATTGGTAATGCAATCATGGTTGGCGTTTTCAATACCAACTTACACGATGTCATCTATAACATCATCCAAAAACCACTCACAGGACTTGGTACCTCTTTACCAGGCACAATTATTGCCGTATTCTTTGTTCAATTCCTTTGGTTCTTCGGCTTGCACGGTCAAGTTATTGTTAACTCAGTATTTGAACCATTTTGGCAAACAAATGGACTTGACAATGCAGAACTCCTCAAAAAAGGCAATACAGCCTTACAAGAACATGGTCATATCGTAACAAAATCATTTATGGATACCTTCACTGTATCCCTCGGTGGATCAGGTTCAACTTTAATCGTCTTGATTTTGATTATGGTTGTTATGACTAAAAAACAATATAAAGAAGTTGCAAGACTTGCAATCGCACCAGGTATATTTAATGTGAATGAACCCGTTATCTTCGGTTTACCGATGGTGATGAATGCGACACTCTTCATCCCTTGGATTCTTGCACCACTTGTATCAGTTGTCATCGCTTATGCAGGATTTGCATCAGGTCTTGTGCCATTGACGACGGGTGCACAAGTACCATGGACAATGCCAGCTATCATTTCAGGATTCCTTGCCACTAACTCGATTATGGGTAGTGTGCTTCAAATCGTTCAGATGCTTGCCGTTGGCCTTATCTATCTACCATTCTTACTCATGATTGATAAATCAAAAGAGGTATAA
- a CDS encoding glycoside hydrolase family 1 protein, whose translation MTLLEFPQNFWWGAATSGPQTEGRFHKTHDNIFDYDFDHFPDHYWGGIGPDTASNFYNDYQTDIALMKAAGLSSVRTSIQWTRLIDDLETGTVNADAARFYNAVIDEFIANGIKPVINLHHFDIPVSLVHKYGGWESKHVVDLFVKFAQASFTLFSDRVTDWFTHNEPMVVVEGGYLYQFHYPDIIDGKRAVQVAYNLQLASSKAIAAFRQVNQNPDGKIGIILNLTPNYPASASPEDQAAATFADLWQNRLFLDASVKGAFAAELVDVLTNDDVLWASTAEELAIIQKNTVDYLGVNFYHPNRAQAPKYAPDSLAIDWLPDKYFEVFDKRGVRMNADRGWEIYPKALYDIAKNIQENYGNIAWFVSENGMGVAREDRYLGEDGIIQDDYRIRFIKEHLYYVHKAIAEGANCFGYHLWTPIDCFSWRNSYKNRYGLIAVDVHRQDKTLKKSAHFFKALSASSSFDISDIEMAK comes from the coding sequence ATGACATTACTTGAATTTCCACAAAATTTTTGGTGGGGTGCTGCCACCTCGGGACCACAAACAGAAGGTAGATTTCATAAGACACACGACAATATATTTGATTATGACTTTGATCACTTTCCAGACCATTACTGGGGAGGGATTGGCCCAGATACAGCTTCCAATTTTTACAATGACTACCAAACAGATATCGCCTTAATGAAGGCAGCAGGCTTAAGCTCTGTCAGAACATCGATTCAATGGACACGCTTGATTGATGATTTGGAAACGGGCACTGTTAATGCAGATGCAGCTAGATTTTATAATGCTGTGATCGATGAATTTATCGCAAATGGTATCAAACCGGTCATTAATCTCCATCATTTTGACATCCCGGTTTCACTAGTCCACAAATATGGTGGCTGGGAGTCCAAACATGTTGTCGACTTATTTGTTAAGTTTGCGCAAGCAAGTTTTACCTTGTTCTCTGATCGTGTGACCGATTGGTTCACACATAATGAGCCTATGGTAGTGGTTGAAGGGGGCTATCTTTACCAGTTTCACTATCCAGATATCATAGATGGTAAGCGGGCTGTTCAAGTTGCTTATAATTTACAGCTTGCCTCTTCGAAAGCAATCGCTGCATTTCGTCAGGTAAATCAAAATCCTGACGGTAAAATCGGTATCATTCTGAACTTGACACCAAACTATCCTGCATCAGCATCACCTGAGGATCAGGCAGCTGCAACATTTGCAGATTTATGGCAAAATCGCCTATTCTTAGACGCATCTGTTAAAGGTGCATTTGCAGCAGAACTCGTCGATGTGCTAACAAATGATGACGTACTTTGGGCATCAACAGCTGAAGAGTTAGCCATCATTCAGAAAAATACAGTCGATTACCTAGGTGTTAATTTCTATCACCCTAACCGTGCACAAGCACCGAAATACGCACCAGATTCACTAGCCATAGATTGGTTGCCAGACAAATACTTTGAAGTATTTGACAAACGTGGTGTGCGCATGAATGCGGATCGCGGATGGGAAATTTATCCTAAAGCACTCTATGATATTGCCAAAAATATCCAAGAAAATTATGGGAATATTGCCTGGTTTGTATCTGAAAATGGTATGGGTGTAGCGCGTGAAGATCGCTATCTAGGTGAAGATGGGATCATTCAAGATGACTATCGCATTCGCTTCATCAAAGAACATCTTTACTATGTTCATAAAGCAATTGCAGAAGGTGCTAACTGTTTTGGCTATCATCTTTGGACACCGATAGACTGTTTTAGCTGGCGAAATTCATATAAAAATCGCTATGGCTTGATTGCAGTTGATGTACATAGACAAGACAAAACACTTAAAAAATCAGCTCACTTCTTCAAAGCCTTGTCAGCATCATCTAGCTTCGATATTAGTGATATTGAAATGGCGAAATAA
- a CDS encoding ABC transporter ATP-binding protein, whose translation MLVLNNIYKKYQDKVILEDICLTLNNGIYGLLGANGAGKTTLMKMICGVIKPSSGHIHYDGEAIGSGQSQLIDCLGYLPQDFSYYPEFTAYEFITYMATLKGMSRSDFEKQGHALLQMVGLDTVKHAKIKSFSGGMKQRLGIAQALLGDPKVLILDEPTVGLDPKERIRFRNLISSLSKDKIIILSTHIIGDIDAVADEILILKKGILLEQATPQLLLEKIDNQVWEVEVEIDLADKLKASYIISNQKVVNNRLMLRIVSSVSPIEGAHHVQPNLEDLYLYYFPNIGES comes from the coding sequence TTGTTAGTATTAAACAATATTTATAAAAAATATCAGGATAAAGTCATTCTAGAAGATATCTGTTTGACTTTAAACAATGGTATCTATGGCTTACTTGGTGCGAATGGAGCTGGCAAAACGACGCTGATGAAAATGATTTGTGGCGTGATCAAACCAAGCTCTGGTCATATCCACTATGATGGTGAAGCGATAGGAAGTGGTCAAAGTCAACTCATCGATTGTCTGGGCTATTTACCTCAAGATTTTAGCTACTACCCGGAGTTTACCGCCTATGAATTCATCACCTATATGGCTACTTTAAAAGGGATGAGTAGAAGTGATTTTGAGAAGCAGGGACACGCTCTTTTACAGATGGTGGGACTGGACACAGTGAAACATGCTAAAATAAAGTCCTTCTCTGGTGGGATGAAACAAAGATTAGGCATTGCCCAAGCGCTTTTAGGCGACCCAAAAGTTTTAATTCTGGATGAGCCAACTGTTGGTCTGGATCCCAAGGAAAGAATTCGCTTTCGTAATCTGATCAGTTCCTTGTCTAAAGATAAGATCATTATTTTATCAACGCATATTATTGGTGATATCGATGCAGTGGCAGACGAGATACTCATTCTTAAAAAGGGTATCCTGCTTGAGCAGGCGACACCCCAATTATTATTAGAGAAAATAGACAACCAAGTTTGGGAAGTTGAAGTGGAGATAGACCTTGCTGATAAACTCAAAGCATCATACATTATTAGCAATCAAAAAGTTGTCAATAATCGGCTGATGCTACGGATTGTATCAAGTGTTTCGCCTATTGAGGGTGCCCATCATGTGCAACCTAATCTGGAAGACTTGTATCTTTATTATTTTCCAAATATAGGAGAAAGTTAA